A stretch of Solea senegalensis isolate Sse05_10M linkage group LG10, IFAPA_SoseM_1, whole genome shotgun sequence DNA encodes these proteins:
- the lrrc4ca gene encoding leucine rich repeat containing 4C, genome duplicate a translates to MLNNMTSSQQQQMMRGPRWNRALSDPLLVLLLALQLLVVAGLVRAQTCPSVCSCSNQFSKVICTRRGLRDVPDGISTNTRYLNLQENLIQVIKVDSFKHLRHLEILQLSKNHIRKIELGAFNGLASLNTLELFDNRLTTIPNGAFEYLSKLKELWLRNNPIESIPSYAFNRVPSLRRLDLGELKRLSYISEGAFEGLSNLRYLNLGMCNLKEIPNLIPLVKLDELEMSGNQLSVIRPGSFKGLIHLQKLWMMHAQIQTIERNSFDDLQSLVELNLAHNNLTLLPHDLFTPLHHLERVHLHHNPWNCNCDILWLSWWLKEMVPANTSCCARCSSPTHHKGRYIGELDQNYFHCYAPVIVEPPADLNVTEGSSAELKCKASSLTSVSWITPNGSIMTHGAYKVRLSVLNDGTLNFTNVTMQDTGTYTCMVSNSAGNTTASATLNVSSTENSSFSYFTTVTVETIETPHNEGFTTIVQQKVGPTPSAGIWESVSATSTTTTTFRTPLSTRATEKTYTIPVTELGGEGSLNGLDEVMKTTKIIIGCFVAITLMAAVMLIIFYKMRKQHHQQNHHAPTRTIEIINVDEDCVTGGPGMEGHLTLPPLEHEHLNHYNTYKTAYNHASTINSIHSSAHEPLLIRASSKDNVQETQI, encoded by the coding sequence ATGTTAAACAATATGACctcctctcagcagcagcagatgatgcGAGGTCCTAGGTGGAACCGGGCCTTGTCCGACCCTTTGCTTGTGCTGCTTCTGGCCCTCCAGCTGCTCGTGGTGGCAGGGCTGGTACGTGCTCAGACGTGCCCCTCCGTCTGCTCCTGTAGTAACCAGTTCAGCAAAGTCATCTGCACTCGCCGAGGCCTGCGGGACGTCCCTGATGGCATCTCTACTAATACACGCTACCTGAATCTGCAGGAAAATCTCATTCAGGTCATAAAGGTGGACAGCTTCAAGCATCTAAGACATCTGGAGATCCTGCAGCTGAGCAAAAACCACATACGCAAAATTGAACTGGGGGCCTTCAATGGACTGGCCAGTCTCAATACCTTGGAGCTTTTTGATAACCGCCTCACCACCATCCCAAACGGGGCATTTGAGTACCTGTCCAAACTAAAGGAGCTTTGGCTGAGGAATAACCCCATAGAGAGTATTCCCTCCTATGCTTTCAACAGAGTGCCATCATTACGCCGGTTGGACCTTGGGGAGCTTAAAAGGCTCTCCTATATTTCTGAGGGCGCCTTTGAAGGGCTGAGCAATCTGCGCTACTTAAATCTCGGGATGTGCAATCTGAAGGAAATTCCCAACCTTATTCCCCTGGTGAAGCTGGATGAACTGGAGATGTCAGGGAACCAGCTATCTGTCATCCGGCCCGGCTCTTTTAAAGGGCTCATCCACTTACAAAAGCTATGGATGATGCATGCACAGATCCAGACCATCGAAAGAAACTCTTTCGATGACCTGCAGTCGCTGGTGGAGCTCAATCTAGCCCACAACAACCTCACCCTCTTGCCCCACGATCTCTTCACTCCTTTACATCACCTGGAGAGGGTGCACTTGCACCACAACCCGTGGAATTGTAACTGTGACATTCTCTGGCTAAGCTGGTGGCTTAAGGAGATGGTACCTGCAAACACTAGCTGCTGCGCACGCTGTAGCTCACCGACCCACCACAAAGGGCGATACATTGGCGAGTTGGACCAGAACTACTTTCACTGTTATGCTCCGGTTATTGTGGAGCCCCCTGCAGACCTAAATGTGACAGAGGGAAGCTCTGCAGAGTTGAAATGCAAAGCCAGTTCTTTGACCTCTGTGAGCTGGATTACACCCAATGGTTCCATCATGACGCATGGCGCGTACAAGGTCAGACTCTCAGTGCTGAATGATGGCACGCTGAACTTCACTAACGTTACCATGCAGGACACGggcacatacacatgtatggtCAGTAATTCGGCGGGTAACACGACAGCATCTGCCACGCTCAACGTGTCCTCCACGGagaacagcagcttcagctACTTCACCACAGTAACAGTGGAGACCATAGAAACGCCACACAATGAAGGCTTCACCACTATCGTGCAACAGAAGGTGGGCCCCACCCCCTCTGCTGGTATATGGGAGTCTGTTTCAGCCACCTCTACAACAACCACCACATTTCGGACCCCACTCTCCACCCGGGCCACGGAGAAGACTTACACAATCCCTGTCACGGAGCTGGGTGGGGAGGGTTCACTTAACGGCTTGGATGAGGTGATGAAGACAACCAAGATCATCATTGGCTGCTTTGTTGCAATCACACTTATGGCAGCTGTCATGCTGATTATCTTCTACAAGATGCGCAAACAGCACCACCAGCAGAATCACCACGCACCCACGCGCACTATTGAGATCATCAATGTGGATGAGGACTGTGTTACGGGAGGCCCAGGCATGGAGGGCCACCTCACTCTGCCTCCTCTTGAGCACGAGCACCTCAACCACTACAACACCTACAAGACTGCATACAACCATGCCTCTACTATCAACTCCATACACAGCTCAGCGCACGAACCTTTGTTAATCCGGGCCAGCTCAAAAGACAATGTACAAGAGACCCAAATCtaa